The Calditerrivibrio sp. genome includes a window with the following:
- a CDS encoding CDP-alcohol phosphatidyltransferase family protein, producing MIIVYNISMQIVKENFTIPNCLTISRIVLIPFFGYFIFEGEVKKASLLFVAMAISDFLDGFIARKFNQISRLGKFLDPLADKMVILTSIFVAGFFSVNYSIPFYFATIIFIKELYILVGIVVIYMFRGRFNMKTLFIGKITMFFEYLTVVLFFIAFYWSSVHSILIVFYFITGLLAILSMVLYTIRN from the coding sequence ATGATAATAGTGTATAATATAAGTATGCAGATAGTCAAAGAAAATTTTACAATACCCAATTGTCTTACAATAAGTAGGATAGTGTTGATACCATTTTTTGGTTACTTTATTTTTGAAGGTGAAGTAAAAAAAGCTTCTCTTCTTTTTGTGGCGATGGCTATCTCTGACTTTTTAGATGGTTTTATAGCAAGAAAATTTAATCAGATATCTCGTTTAGGAAAGTTTTTGGATCCACTTGCAGACAAGATGGTCATTCTTACGAGTATATTTGTTGCTGGCTTTTTTTCTGTAAATTATTCCATACCTTTTTATTTTGCAACAATCATATTTATAAAAGAGTTATATATATTGGTAGGTATAGTGGTTATTTATATGTTCAGGGGTAGGTTCAATATGAAAACACTTTTTATAGGAAAAATTACTATGTTTTTCGAGTATCTTACTGTTGTATTGTTCTTTATTGCTTTCTACTGGTCTTCTGTGCATTCGATTTTAATTGTATTTTATTTTATTACTGGTTTACTGGCTATCTTGTCTATGGTTTTGTACACGATTAGAAATTAA
- a CDS encoding DEAD/DEAH box helicase, with protein sequence MNELTKFKELGLSENTLKALSKKGFEEPTPIQELVIPKLLKGDRDIVGQAQTGTGKTAAFGLPLIELLDDKSHFVEAIVLTPTRELALQVAEEMNSLKGKKKLNIVPIYGGQSMELQLRRLENNAHIVVGTPGRVIDHINRKTLRLNKLKFMVLDEADEMLNMGFIDDIEEIIKHTNEDKRMLLFSATMPKEILNIAKKYMKDYEVLAVKTKQLTTELTEQIYFQVREEDKFEALCRIRDMEKEFYGLIFCRTKVDVDNVCNRLIDRGYNAEALHGDISQYQRERILKRFKAKQINMLVATDVAARGIDISDLTHVINYSLPQDPESYVHRIGRTGRAGKEGTAITFVTPEEYRRLLYIMKIAKAEIKKKKVPTVQEVIQAKKERIKDEIGEILSDDISKDYFALAEKLIEEYDPKELVASLLKMNYKDDFEEESYSEISEVYDVDKKGKARLFIAMGKMDNMTPKKIVDFIVDKTGVKATDIKEVKVFDKFSFISVPYEDATYIVNIFKKQNRGKRPLVEIAKEGKK encoded by the coding sequence ATGAACGAATTAACAAAATTTAAAGAATTAGGTTTGTCTGAAAACACCCTCAAAGCTCTCTCAAAGAAAGGTTTCGAAGAACCAACACCAATTCAGGAATTGGTTATACCCAAGCTTTTAAAAGGGGATAGAGATATAGTTGGACAAGCCCAAACAGGTACAGGCAAGACTGCAGCGTTTGGTCTTCCACTTATTGAATTACTCGATGATAAATCTCATTTTGTAGAGGCAATAGTTCTTACACCAACAAGGGAATTAGCTTTACAAGTGGCAGAGGAGATGAACTCCCTGAAAGGGAAAAAGAAGTTAAACATTGTCCCGATTTATGGTGGACAATCTATGGAGCTACAGCTAAGAAGATTGGAAAACAATGCCCATATTGTAGTGGGAACACCGGGTAGAGTGATAGATCATATAAATAGGAAGACCTTGAGACTTAATAAATTAAAATTTATGGTCCTTGATGAAGCTGATGAGATGTTAAACATGGGTTTTATTGATGATATTGAAGAGATCATAAAACATACAAACGAAGACAAAAGAATGTTACTCTTTTCTGCAACTATGCCTAAAGAGATACTAAATATAGCTAAAAAGTATATGAAAGATTATGAAGTCTTGGCTGTAAAAACAAAGCAACTGACCACTGAGCTAACAGAACAAATATATTTTCAGGTCAGAGAAGAGGATAAATTTGAGGCATTGTGCAGAATAAGGGATATGGAAAAAGAGTTTTATGGCCTCATTTTTTGTAGGACTAAAGTGGATGTGGACAATGTCTGTAATAGACTTATAGATAGAGGTTACAATGCAGAAGCTCTTCATGGTGATATATCCCAGTATCAAAGGGAGAGAATATTAAAGCGTTTTAAGGCAAAACAGATCAATATGCTTGTTGCAACAGATGTGGCTGCTAGAGGTATAGATATCAGTGACTTAACACACGTTATAAATTATTCTTTACCCCAGGATCCTGAATCATATGTTCACAGAATTGGTAGGACTGGTAGAGCCGGAAAAGAAGGTACAGCGATAACCTTTGTCACTCCTGAAGAGTATAGAAGACTTCTTTATATTATGAAAATAGCTAAAGCTGAAATAAAAAAGAAAAAAGTCCCTACCGTCCAAGAGGTGATTCAGGCTAAAAAAGAGAGGATTAAGGATGAAATAGGGGAGATCCTCTCCGATGATATCTCAAAAGATTATTTCGCACTAGCGGAGAAATTGATAGAGGAGTATGATCCGAAAGAGCTTGTTGCTTCCCTTTTAAAAATGAACTATAAAGACGACTTTGAAGAGGAAAGTTATTCTGAGATATCAGAAGTATATGATGTTGATAAAAAAGGTAAGGCTAGACTTTTTATTGCAATGGGTAAAATGGATAATATGACACCTAAAAAGATAGTGGATTTCATCGTTGATAAAACAGGAGTAAAAGCTACTGATATAAAAGAGGTAAAGGTTTTTGATAAGTTTTCGTTTATCAGTGTACCTTATGAAGATGCTACGTATATTGTAAACATCTTTAAAAAGCAGAATAGAGGAAAAAGACCATTGGTGGAGATTGCAAAAGAGGGTAAAAAATAA
- a CDS encoding polysaccharide deacetylase family protein, whose protein sequence is MKGALLFIFLIIPFFGQSIIINHINTNEKIVAFTFDACETKTPATFDKGILNFILSKKLPVTIFVNGKFAIRNRDSIKELSSHPFISIQNHSFHHYLHMEKMKEKDIKDDLRMASEIIFNLTGKKDRFFRFPGGNYDNNSLTVVEKEGYKVVHWSFESGDPDKNMTKEKLISRVKGKVKPGSILIFHINGRGLHTAKALPEIINFLDEKGYRFVLLEDIL, encoded by the coding sequence ATGAAAGGCGCGTTGCTTTTTATATTTTTGATAATTCCATTTTTTGGTCAATCAATAATTATAAACCATATCAATACAAACGAGAAGATTGTAGCCTTTACCTTCGATGCCTGTGAAACTAAAACACCAGCAACATTTGACAAAGGGATTTTAAACTTTATTTTGAGTAAAAAGTTACCTGTTACTATTTTTGTAAACGGAAAATTTGCAATTAGAAATAGGGATTCTATAAAGGAGCTTTCCTCTCATCCTTTCATATCAATACAGAATCATTCTTTTCATCACTATCTCCATATGGAAAAAATGAAAGAAAAGGATATAAAGGATGATTTGAGGATGGCGTCAGAGATAATTTTTAATCTTACAGGAAAAAAAGATAGGTTTTTTCGCTTTCCAGGTGGCAATTATGATAATAATTCACTTACTGTTGTTGAAAAGGAAGGATATAAGGTTGTTCATTGGAGCTTTGAATCAGGCGATCCTGATAAAAACATGACCAAAGAGAAACTTATCAGCCGAGTAAAAGGTAAAGTAAAACCAGGTTCTATTTTAATTTTTCATATAAATGGTAGGGGTTTGCATACAGCTAAGGCTCTTCCAGAAATAATAAACTTTTTGGATGAAAAAGGCTACAGGTTTGTTTTGTTAGAGGATATTTTATAG
- the carB gene encoding carbamoyl-phosphate synthase large subunit → MPKRTDIKKIMIIGSGPIIIGQACEFDYSGTQALKALKEEGYEVILINSNPATIMTDPEFADATYIEPLTVEAAEKIIEREKPDAILPTVGGQTALNLALSLHKAGILDKHKVELIGAKVDAIKKAEDRELFKAAMLKIGLEMPKSSYVKSFDEGMEAINRIGFPAIIRPSFTLGGTGGNVAYNMEEYRRYLEWGLEASPVGEVLVEESILGWKEFELEVMRDLKDNVVIICSIENFDPMGVHTGDSITVAPAQTLTDKEYQIMRDAAIKIMREIGVDTGGSNVQFAVDPKTGRQVVIEMNPRVSRSSALASKATGFPIAKIAAKLAIGYTLDEIANDITKKTPASFEPTIDYCVVKFPRFTFEKFPGTDDTLTTQMKSVGEVMAIGRTFKEALQKAINSLEIGKTGFDEIFDSKDFTKPEVIDEIISYLKRPTDKRMWYIGEAIRAGLSIDEIYNYSHIDKWFLHNIKQIIDTESEIKNKRIDDLTAEDMLKYKELGFSDRRLAKLLNTDEDTVAKRRKGMGVVPVYKRVDTCAAEFESYTPYLYSTYEKECEADTTNRKKVVILGGGPNRIGQGIEFDYCCVHACYALSEIGYETIMINCNPETVSTDYDTSDRLYFEPLTKEHVLNIIDKEKPEGIIVQFGGQTPLKLSVPLEKAGVRILGTSSDSIDIAEDRERFKLLVEKLGILQPDNGIARNPSEAFKIAEEIGYPVVVRPSYVLGGRAMEIVYDKEALENYMRFAVEASEKHPVLIDKFLDNAIELDVDVISDGEAVVVAGIMQHIEEAGIHSGDSACSIPPRTISAEIKYKIIDISKRLAYELKVTGLMNIQFAIKNNDIYILEVNPRASRTVPFVSKSIGVPLAKLAAKVMLGKKLTELGFTNEIDIPFYTVKESVFPFVKFPNTDPILGPEMKSTGEVMGIDVSFGKAYYKAQMAAGNKLPKSGKIFISVKDSVKEDIVPIAKEFDKLGFKIIATAGTYSLLKENGINVEFVKKVQEGRPNIVDLIKNREISFVINIPHGKKSRLDSTSIRRAILSYSVPYVTTIEAAEASLLGIKEYLNEGLKVMSIQEYYKTIKG, encoded by the coding sequence GTGCCAAAAAGAACAGATATAAAAAAGATTATGATCATTGGTTCAGGCCCTATAATAATAGGTCAAGCTTGCGAATTTGATTATTCAGGGACTCAGGCTTTAAAAGCGCTGAAAGAAGAAGGTTATGAGGTTATTCTTATAAACTCTAATCCTGCTACAATTATGACTGATCCTGAGTTTGCTGATGCCACATATATAGAGCCTCTTACTGTGGAAGCAGCTGAAAAGATAATAGAAAGGGAGAAACCTGATGCAATCCTTCCTACAGTTGGTGGGCAAACAGCGTTAAATTTAGCTTTATCATTACATAAAGCAGGTATTTTAGATAAACACAAGGTAGAACTGATTGGTGCTAAAGTTGATGCGATCAAAAAGGCTGAAGATAGAGAGCTTTTCAAAGCAGCTATGTTAAAAATAGGACTTGAGATGCCCAAAAGCTCTTATGTAAAATCTTTTGATGAAGGGATGGAAGCAATAAACAGGATAGGATTCCCGGCTATTATTAGACCATCTTTCACATTAGGTGGTACCGGTGGAAATGTAGCGTATAATATGGAAGAGTACAGGCGTTATCTTGAATGGGGCTTGGAAGCTTCACCAGTTGGTGAGGTTTTGGTGGAGGAGTCTATTTTGGGATGGAAAGAGTTTGAGTTGGAAGTGATGAGGGATCTTAAAGATAATGTTGTGATAATCTGTTCTATAGAAAACTTTGATCCTATGGGTGTTCATACAGGAGACAGCATTACTGTAGCACCAGCCCAAACATTAACAGATAAAGAATATCAAATCATGCGTGATGCTGCTATAAAGATTATGAGGGAGATAGGTGTAGATACTGGTGGTTCAAATGTTCAGTTTGCGGTGGATCCCAAAACCGGTAGACAGGTGGTTATCGAGATGAATCCGAGGGTTTCCAGAAGCTCTGCTTTAGCATCTAAGGCTACTGGATTTCCTATTGCCAAGATAGCTGCAAAGCTTGCCATTGGATATACATTGGATGAGATTGCAAACGATATCACAAAAAAGACACCAGCATCCTTTGAACCTACCATAGACTATTGTGTAGTAAAATTCCCGAGGTTTACTTTCGAAAAGTTTCCTGGTACAGATGATACACTTACCACACAGATGAAGTCTGTGGGAGAAGTAATGGCGATAGGAAGAACTTTTAAAGAGGCTTTACAAAAGGCTATAAACTCTCTCGAAATAGGAAAGACAGGTTTTGATGAAATTTTTGATTCTAAGGATTTTACTAAACCAGAAGTTATAGATGAGATTATATCTTACCTGAAAAGGCCCACTGATAAAAGAATGTGGTATATAGGTGAGGCTATAAGAGCTGGGTTGTCAATAGATGAGATATACAACTACTCCCATATAGATAAGTGGTTTCTTCATAACATCAAACAGATTATCGATACAGAATCTGAGATCAAAAATAAAAGAATAGATGATTTAACTGCTGAGGATATGTTAAAATACAAGGAGTTAGGTTTTTCGGATAGAAGACTTGCAAAACTTTTAAACACAGATGAGGATACAGTAGCCAAAAGACGCAAAGGAATGGGTGTAGTACCTGTATACAAAAGGGTTGATACCTGTGCTGCAGAGTTTGAATCTTATACACCTTATTTATATTCTACTTACGAAAAAGAATGTGAAGCAGATACAACAAATAGAAAAAAGGTTGTTATATTAGGCGGTGGCCCAAATAGGATAGGGCAGGGGATTGAGTTTGACTATTGTTGTGTTCATGCTTGTTACGCTCTATCTGAGATAGGTTATGAAACTATCATGATCAACTGTAATCCCGAGACTGTCTCTACAGATTACGATACATCTGATAGACTGTATTTTGAACCACTCACCAAAGAACATGTGTTAAACATTATAGATAAGGAAAAACCTGAAGGGATTATTGTCCAGTTTGGGGGGCAAACACCTTTAAAATTATCCGTACCACTTGAAAAAGCTGGAGTGAGGATACTTGGTACATCTTCAGACAGTATAGATATTGCAGAAGATAGGGAGAGATTCAAACTTTTAGTAGAAAAATTAGGCATTTTACAACCGGATAATGGTATAGCTAGAAATCCTTCTGAAGCTTTTAAAATTGCAGAGGAGATAGGTTATCCTGTGGTTGTTAGACCATCGTATGTTTTAGGCGGCAGGGCTATGGAGATAGTTTATGATAAAGAAGCTTTAGAAAATTATATGAGATTTGCTGTAGAAGCCAGTGAGAAACACCCGGTATTGATCGATAAATTTTTAGACAATGCCATCGAATTGGATGTTGATGTTATATCCGATGGAGAAGCAGTTGTTGTTGCAGGCATTATGCAACATATTGAAGAGGCTGGGATACATTCGGGTGATTCTGCATGTTCTATTCCACCACGAACAATATCGGCGGAAATAAAATATAAAATAATCGATATATCAAAAAGATTGGCTTATGAACTTAAAGTAACAGGTCTGATGAATATTCAGTTTGCTATAAAAAATAATGATATTTATATATTAGAGGTAAATCCTAGAGCATCCAGGACAGTGCCTTTTGTGAGTAAATCTATAGGTGTACCGTTGGCAAAGTTGGCAGCAAAAGTAATGTTGGGTAAGAAATTAACCGAACTTGGATTTACAAACGAGATAGATATCCCCTTTTATACTGTGAAAGAGTCTGTTTTCCCATTTGTTAAATTCCCTAATACAGATCCTATTTTAGGGCCGGAGATGAAATCTACAGGTGAAGTTATGGGCATTGATGTAAGTTTTGGTAAGGCTTATTATAAAGCTCAGATGGCAGCAGGTAATAAACTTCCGAAGTCAGGGAAGATTTTTATCAGTGTAAAAGATTCCGTTAAAGAGGATATTGTACCTATAGCTAAAGAGTTTGATAAATTAGGCTTTAAAATAATAGCTACTGCCGGAACATATAGTCTACTCAAGGAAAATGGTATAAATGTGGAGTTTGTTAAAAAGGTACAGGAGGGAAGACCAAACATTGTTGATCTTATAAAAAATAGAGAGATAAGCTTTGTGATAAACATTCCCCATGGGAAGAAATCAAGGCTCGATTCTACATCTATTAGAAGGGCTATATTGAGTTATAGTGTTCCTTATGTAACCACTATAGAGGCTGCTGAAGCATCTTTGCTGGGTATCAAGGAATATCTAAACGAAGGTTTAAAAGTAATGTCTATTCAGGAATATTATAAAACTATTAAAGGCTAA
- a CDS encoding dihydroorotate dehydrogenase electron transfer subunit yields MIGKIIENRKLNEKYYYMVIENEDFAKEAKVGQFLMVQSKEYDYINDPILRRPFGVCDVDEARGVFSILYMIVGKGTMLMTTFRSGSKIHFSTPLGNSFTIKKHEKVALVGGGIGIAPLYFLAKTLKKNCCEVDLYYGGQSFSDIVFLEEFEKITDNIFITTNDGTLGVKGLVTEPFEQYIDKYNMVYACGPKKMLEATANISIKNNKTIEVSLDERMACGLGACLGCMVYLKDEMGNEIQKRCCVEGPVFDGAKVVWESVCR; encoded by the coding sequence ATGATTGGGAAAATTATAGAAAATAGAAAGCTTAATGAAAAATATTACTATATGGTTATAGAAAATGAAGATTTTGCTAAAGAAGCAAAAGTAGGTCAGTTTTTGATGGTACAATCAAAGGAGTATGACTATATAAACGATCCTATTCTAAGAAGACCTTTTGGTGTTTGTGATGTGGATGAAGCAAGAGGGGTTTTTAGTATTCTATATATGATTGTGGGAAAGGGTACTATGCTGATGACTACTTTTAGGAGTGGTTCTAAGATACATTTTTCTACTCCTTTAGGCAATTCATTTACTATAAAAAAGCATGAAAAGGTTGCATTGGTTGGTGGTGGTATCGGTATAGCTCCTTTGTACTTTTTAGCTAAGACACTGAAAAAAAATTGTTGTGAAGTTGATCTATACTATGGTGGACAATCATTTAGCGATATAGTTTTTCTGGAAGAGTTTGAAAAGATCACTGATAACATTTTTATCACAACCAACGATGGAACTCTCGGTGTAAAAGGGCTGGTTACTGAACCTTTCGAGCAATATATTGATAAGTATAACATGGTGTATGCATGTGGCCCAAAAAAGATGTTAGAAGCTACAGCAAATATCTCAATAAAAAATAATAAAACTATTGAAGTCTCTCTTGATGAAAGGATGGCTTGTGGCCTTGGCGCATGTTTGGGTTGTATGGTGTATCTAAAGGATGAAATGGGTAACGAGATACAAAAGAGATGTTGTGTGGAGGGTCCGGTGTTTGATGGTGCAAAAGTAGTTTGGGAATCTGTTTGTAGGTGA
- a CDS encoding dihydroorotate dehydrogenase — MDRLSVSICGIKFKNPIITASGTFGYGLEYAKYIDLNRLGGIAVKGISLKEVKGNPMPRIIETSAGMLNAIGLQNVGVEKFLKEKLPLLRRYDTRIIVNFWGKTLEEYVELANILDNEDVDLLEMNISCPNIKEGGIAFGTDPKMTYDVVYNCKKVMKNKPLLVKLSPNVTNIKIFGKIAEDAGADGISAINTLLGMAININTRKPFLSNITGGLSGPAIKPVAVRMVYELYHTIKIPIVGIGGIMNYKDVVEFYLAGATAVQVGTANFVDPEIPIKIIDDLENYLVDQNIESIKDLTGKVIKS, encoded by the coding sequence ATGGACAGGCTAAGTGTAAGTATTTGTGGAATAAAGTTTAAGAATCCAATCATTACCGCAAGTGGTACTTTTGGATATGGATTAGAATATGCAAAATATATAGACCTAAATAGGTTAGGGGGGATAGCAGTAAAAGGTATTTCCCTGAAAGAGGTAAAAGGTAATCCGATGCCAAGGATTATAGAGACATCTGCTGGTATGCTAAATGCTATTGGTCTACAAAATGTCGGTGTTGAAAAGTTTTTGAAAGAAAAATTGCCACTACTAAGAAGGTATGATACAAGAATAATTGTAAACTTTTGGGGCAAAACGCTGGAGGAGTATGTAGAATTGGCGAATATCCTTGACAATGAGGATGTGGATTTACTTGAAATGAATATATCATGTCCAAATATTAAGGAAGGTGGTATAGCTTTTGGTACAGATCCCAAGATGACTTATGATGTGGTGTATAATTGCAAAAAGGTCATGAAAAATAAACCTTTGCTGGTAAAATTATCACCAAATGTGACCAACATCAAAATATTCGGTAAGATTGCTGAAGATGCTGGGGCTGATGGTATATCGGCGATCAATACCTTACTTGGTATGGCAATCAATATCAATACACGAAAACCATTTTTATCCAATATTACAGGTGGTCTTAGTGGACCAGCAATAAAGCCTGTGGCTGTAAGAATGGTATACGAGCTCTATCATACTATAAAAATACCAATAGTTGGTATCGGTGGTATTATGAATTATAAAGATGTTGTTGAATTTTATTTGGCTGGAGCAACAGCTGTTCAAGTAGGTACTGCAAATTTTGTTGATCCTGAAATTCCAATTAAGATTATAGATGACCTTGAAAACTATCTTGTTGATCAAAATATAGAAAGTATAAAAGATCTCACTGGTAAGGTGATAAAAAGTTAA
- a CDS encoding GGDEF domain-containing protein, with amino-acid sequence MSTIVENSIFERLFDMIPFVVYVIDVNEYQVIYGNQLFWEEFSYNNNVKCYEKIFGFQNVCPHCKIKYLIENKKINERISHECFSELKDKWYRLDECMMYWPDGRLVKYTIGIDITEAKKIQNELAEAHANLYLQSKELESKNKELQEMYAKMKDIAEKDYLTGLYNRRFFYEIGQKIIDQINRYETDCFLGIIDIDHFKAINDTYGHINGDIILKHLAGKLTTELRKSDIVGRIGGEEFAIILINVNENDARKIFENFRKNIERSIVEINDNRFISYTISIGATKLKPISIDHNLNAADHALYISKKEGRNRLAII; translated from the coding sequence ATGAGTACTATAGTTGAAAACAGTATATTTGAAAGACTGTTTGATATGATACCCTTTGTAGTCTATGTTATTGATGTCAATGAGTATCAAGTTATATATGGTAACCAATTATTCTGGGAAGAGTTTTCTTATAATAACAATGTCAAGTGTTACGAAAAGATTTTTGGTTTTCAGAATGTATGTCCACATTGTAAGATAAAATATCTAATAGAAAATAAAAAGATAAACGAAAGAATTAGTCACGAATGCTTCAGTGAACTAAAAGATAAATGGTATAGACTTGATGAATGTATGATGTATTGGCCAGATGGTAGATTGGTAAAATATACAATTGGAATAGATATCACTGAAGCCAAAAAGATTCAAAACGAACTTGCAGAAGCCCATGCTAATCTTTATTTACAATCAAAAGAGCTTGAAAGTAAAAACAAAGAATTACAAGAGATGTACGCAAAAATGAAGGATATTGCGGAAAAGGATTATCTCACAGGTCTATATAATAGAAGATTTTTCTATGAGATTGGCCAAAAAATTATTGATCAGATCAATAGGTATGAAACAGACTGTTTTTTAGGTATAATTGACATAGATCATTTTAAAGCTATAAACGACACTTATGGTCACATAAATGGAGACATAATACTCAAACACTTGGCTGGCAAACTAACAACAGAACTCAGGAAAAGTGATATTGTCGGTAGAATAGGTGGTGAAGAGTTTGCCATTATCCTAATAAATGTCAATGAAAATGATGCAAGAAAAATATTTGAAAACTTTAGAAAAAATATCGAAAGATCTATTGTCGAAATAAACGATAATCGATTTATCAGTTATACAATATCAATTGGTGCCACGAAATTAAAACCCATAAGCATTGATCACAACTTAAATGCAGCCGATCATGCTCTTTATATCTCCAAAAAAGAAGGTAGAAATAGACTTGCAATAATCTAA
- a CDS encoding HAMP domain-containing histidine kinase yields MNEMRIFETLFDMLPFGVYVTDVDTLDIIYMNDYFKKRFENYEGKKCYNIIYGNDSPCIFCKITELIENRKPKGNTVIFDNFNELEDKWYRIEEKSIFWPNGKLVKYSICVDITELKFTQNKLSESHAELLLKSKKIEENNKELKNLLFQLEESKKKDIALEKLRSLVNLSSGLAHHLNNINTPLLIISDKLSKNQIYPELKKEMEIIKDSVSKATKIIQGIIKFSQKAILNLHDIDISRFLTNYVKTKQATSDKIYNFHLNIDSVLNIKLSLDLELFSSCLDNIVKNSMESMPNGGDIEITCKHVKVKDSDFIKISITDHGFGIKDEYVDKVQDPFFTTKDYRNAFGLGLSESFGIISQHDGFIEISSQLDIGTTVDLFLPIKRSFK; encoded by the coding sequence ATGAATGAGATGAGGATATTTGAAACACTTTTTGATATGCTACCCTTTGGGGTTTATGTCACTGATGTTGATACGCTGGATATCATCTACATGAACGACTATTTCAAAAAAAGATTTGAAAACTATGAAGGAAAAAAATGTTACAATATCATTTATGGCAATGATTCTCCATGTATATTTTGTAAAATCACCGAATTGATTGAGAATAGAAAACCTAAAGGGAATACGGTTATTTTTGATAATTTTAATGAACTTGAAGATAAATGGTATAGAATAGAAGAAAAATCTATTTTCTGGCCCAATGGTAAACTTGTAAAATATAGTATATGCGTGGATATCACGGAGTTAAAATTTACACAAAATAAGCTCTCTGAATCACATGCAGAACTTTTATTGAAAAGTAAAAAGATAGAAGAAAATAATAAAGAATTAAAAAATCTTTTATTTCAACTTGAAGAATCAAAAAAGAAAGATATAGCTTTGGAAAAGCTACGATCTTTGGTTAACCTTTCAAGCGGTTTGGCTCATCACTTAAACAATATTAATACTCCACTATTAATAATTTCAGATAAGTTAAGTAAAAATCAGATCTATCCAGAACTTAAAAAAGAAATGGAAATAATAAAAGATTCCGTATCAAAAGCCACAAAGATTATTCAGGGAATCATTAAGTTTAGCCAAAAAGCTATATTGAACCTACATGACATTGACATCTCCCGCTTTCTTACTAATTATGTAAAAACAAAACAGGCCACATCAGACAAAATATACAACTTTCATCTTAACATCGATTCTGTCTTAAATATAAAATTATCATTGGATTTGGAACTATTTAGTTCATGTTTAGATAATATAGTAAAAAATTCTATGGAATCGATGCCAAACGGTGGTGATATTGAGATCACATGTAAACATGTAAAGGTAAAAGACTCTGATTTTATAAAAATATCTATTACAGATCATGGCTTTGGTATAAAAGATGAATATGTTGATAAAGTTCAAGATCCTTTTTTTACAACTAAAGATTATAGAAATGCTTTTGGACTTGGACTTTCAGAATCTTTTGGCATAATTAGCCAACATGATGGCTTTATAGAGATCAGCTCCCAATTGGATATTGGAACTACTGTAGATTTATTTTTGCCAATAAAAAGGAGCTTTAAATGA
- a CDS encoding response regulator translates to MSNLRVLIADDSLIIIKKLTQIFESLGHTVVATARTGKEAIEKFNPEEIDFVSMDITMPDIDGIEATIKIREKSPTVPILMITSHGQEQMIVKAIEAGASGYVLKPFDEEKIAKSISKILSNTSNKVYE, encoded by the coding sequence ATGAGTAATTTAAGGGTATTGATTGCAGATGATTCCCTGATTATCATCAAAAAACTGACTCAAATATTTGAATCATTGGGTCACACAGTAGTAGCAACTGCAAGGACAGGAAAAGAAGCAATAGAAAAATTTAATCCTGAGGAGATAGATTTTGTAAGCATGGATATTACAATGCCTGATATAGACGGCATAGAAGCAACTATAAAGATTAGGGAAAAATCACCTACGGTGCCTATTTTGATGATAACATCTCATGGTCAAGAACAGATGATCGTAAAAGCTATTGAAGCCGGAGCATCTGGATATGTTTTAAAACCTTTTGATGAGGAAAAAATTGCTAAATCAATAAGTAAAATTCTATCAAATACTTCAAATAAAGTATATGAATGA